The window GTTAAGAcccacaactctccacaatggtataatattatccactttgagcataagctctcatggctttgctttgggcttccccaaaaggcctcataccaatggagatagtgttcgttacttataaatctatgatcgtcctctaaattagtcaatgtgggactcctttcgaacaatcctcaacaaaggATTCTAACTTGTTTTGATCTCTATTATGGCTGTTCTAGGTGGAGCTCTAGCAGGACTAATAGTAGGAGTTTTGCTGCTCGGCGTTCTATCGCTTCTTTTACTCGCCTTACTGTTGTTTCTGTCGGTCGGAATCACGTTCGGGAAGCTACTTCAGTACAAAGAAGTTCATCAAGAAGGTCAGAAATTTCATTGGTATCAAGAACTTGTTCGTGTAACTCTTGGTCCTGGCAAGAGAAGTCAATGGACATGGAAGAACCAGCCTAGCTCTATTTACCTTACCATTTTTGGGCCAATGTTTGAAGATCTGAGAGGTCCTCCAAAGTATATGCTCTCTCAGATTTCCATGGCGAATCCCAACAAACGTGGCGATCGTATAATCGACTCCGACGACGAAACAGAAGACGCAGAAGCACCATTCATCCAAAAGCTATTCGGTATCCTTCGAATATACTACACGCTCCTCGAATCGATCAAACGAGTCACTCTTGGAGTCATGGCTGGTGCTTACAAGGAAACAATCTCTTCTAGAACTCCAATTATTACCTTATTATGCATCTCATCATTTCAGCTCTTTTTCCTTGTTCTTAAGAAGCCATTTATCAAGAAAAAAGTTCAGTTGGTCGAGATCGTTTCGATCGCTTGTGAAGTCGGGTTTTTCGCTATTTGTGCCGTTCTCTTAGACCGAGACTTCTCGATCAGTGATCAAAAGAAACTTGGAATAACCATGCTGGTGCTGTTCCTTATAGGCTACTGTCCACAACTCATCAATGAATGGTATGCATTGTTCAAACAAGCTAAGCAGCTTGACTTTGTTGGGCACTCATTCTTCACAGGACTCAAAGTGGCTTGTATTGGATTCCTACTCCTATTCTTCCCACAGAGATTCACTAAGAACTTGGAGAGTGTTTTCGCAGTGACGCTTAGCGGAGACTCCGAAACCGTCGATAATTCAACTGATAGGAACAAGTCTAGCAGTCGGAGCTCGAGTAACGAGAAACCGTGGCTGAAACAGCTTCGGAAGCTGGCTAAGGCTAGCTTCACTAAAGAGCAAGGTGGGACATCAACTGATCCTTCTGGAAGTGGTACTCAATGGAGTGGCCTTTGGGGGCGGAGGAGTAGGAGCAGGAGTAGCAGAAGCTCCTCCATAAGTTCATCTGATTTCAGGTCTAAATccagaggaggaggaggaggagggttGTACAGAGAGTTTGAAACCATTTTTTCATCCAAGTGAGACAATAACATAAATGTTTTGGTATGATCTTATGAAAGTTCATCCATTGTTAGTTCATCATTTGGGGTTTTAAGGTGTAATCCCATCTTGTTTTGTGTATAAGAGTTTCAGACTGTTCTCACTGTTATTTAATCATTCATTCACTGATATCTCAtcattatccgctttggcccgttacgtattgccgtcagtttcacgattttaaaacatgtctacaaTGGTGAGGATCTAGCCCTACTTCAACAAGTGTCTCGCACTGTTCGATGattgactctgatatcatctgtaacagcccaagcctttggagagggtctagccctactccaacTAGTGTCTCGCACTGTCCggtgactgactctgataccatttgtaatagcccaagcctatggagagagtctagccctactccaacTAGTGTCTCGCACTGTctggtgactggctctgatatcatctgtaatagcccaagcttATGGatagggtctagccctactccaacTAGTGCCTCGCAATGTTCGGTgactgactttgatatcatttgtaacaaccctaacctatggagagggtctagccctacttcAACTTGTGCCTCGTACTGTTAGGTgactgactctaatatcatttgtaacaacccaaacctaTGGAGAGGGTCCAGTCCTATTTCAACTAGTGTCTCGCACTGTCCGGTgactgactttgatatcatttgtaataacccaaaccTATGGAGAGGGTCCAGTCATATTCCAACTAGTGTCTCGCACTGTCCGGTgactgactttgatatcatttgtaacaacccaaacctaTGGAGAGGGTCCAGTCCTATTCCAACTAGTGTCTCGCACCGTCCGGTgactgactttgatatcatttgtaataacccaaaccTATGGAGAGGGTCCAGTCATATTCCAACTAGTGTCTCGCACTGTCCGGTgactgactttgatatcatttgtaacaacccaaacctaTGGAGAGGGTCCAGTCCTATTCCAACTAGTGTCTCGCACCGTCCGGTgactgactttgatatcatttgtaataacccaaaccTATGGAGAGGGTCCAGTCATATTCCAACTAGTGTCTCGCACTGTCCGGTgactgactttgatatcatttgtaacaacccaaacctaTGGAGAGGGTCCAGTCCTATTCCAACTAGTGTCTCGCACTGTCCGGTGACTGactttaatatcatttgtaacaacccaagcctatggagagggtctagccatACTCCAATTAGTATCTCGCACTGTCGGGTGActagctcttataccatttggaatagcccaagcctatggagagggtctaacCGTACTCCAACCAGTACCTCACACTGTCTAGTGagtggctctgataccacttgtaacaactcaagcccaacGTGTTTACTATGGAGAGGGACTAACCCTACTTCAATCAGTGTCTCGCAAGTTCGGtaactggctctgataccatttgtaacaacccaagctcatcgatagtagatattatccgcttaaacctgttatgtatcgccatcagtctcacggttttaatacacgtctgctagggagaagttttcacacccttataagataTATTTCGCTCTcatttccaaccgatgtgagatctcacacattTATTCTTAAAGATCAACGTCATCGATAAATAGAAGTTATCAACTAGAACGGAGTTCAACAATTAAACAATTAAGATGGTAgcaatatagtttttaatttagtccttttattctctatatttaaagtttttactCGATAAAACTGGGAATCTTATGCCTTCGGAGCCATTGACATTGATATAAGAAAATTCCAAGAGAATATATTAGTACggtttcttttgttcttattgttcATCTCTACTTCCAAAATCATTCCCATTTCTTCAACCTCTCGCGTTTGATCAGATTCAGCGAGGTCATGGGGTCGTGGTTCAGCTCAAACAAATTCAGTAAAGAAGAGCAGAATCAGTCGCTTAACGAGGCCAAGAAGATAATCTCCTCTAATCCCGTTGTTGTTTTCAGGttctttcaataatttttcaacGCTCCCCTCGCTCCTTCTAGGTTTTGATTTGATCTTCCTCGTATGAATTTCTTATTGATTCTCGCCTCCATTTACTTTTTATCACTATGTTCGATCCTGTGATAATCAATTACGTGCAAAATGTTCAATGGTTAACTCTTATTGTTAAGAAAATTGGCTCGATTGTTATCGATAAGTGAAGATTGAAGAGTTGTTTTGGAAGTTTTGGAAGTTTTGGAAGTTTGTTCTTGTTATGATTCAATAAATCTCTGTTTCGCATGGCAGCAAGACTTACTGTGGGTATTGCTCGAGAGTCAAGGAGTTGCTCACACAGCTTGGAGCTAGTCATAAGGTCATTGAATTGGACCAAAAAAGTAAGAATAATTTGCGTCTGAGATTCTGCTATAATTTTCCATGCTTTTTCATCTATAAATGTTTGTTCTAGGGCGTTCTTTGATCATGACATGATCTTGTTTATCTTGAATTAGCTGAAAATTGAGATAGAATGATGCTATTTTCCTTCTGTTTCTTCTGTAGTGACTGCATAACTGATTGTGACTTATGAACTCATTGTTGACTGATGAGactgaaaatttaaaaggagAGTTAATTGCTAGTAATACACTTCAACTTCATTTTCCATGAATAGTTGATCCTTTTATGGTGTTTTTGAGTTCATGTTGCTTGAAGTCAGCACCCTGTTTGTTCATTGGTTTGAGTAAAATAATTGTAagagatattgtcctgtttggattttcctttcgggcttcccctcaaggttttaaaacgcatttgttagagagaggtttctacacccttataaagaatgttttgttcttcgttatgctctccaactgatgtggaacctcataatccaccccccttcggggccagcatcctcgctagcactcgttcccctctccgatCAATGTGGtactcacaatccaccccccttcgaggcccagcgtcctcgctggcaatcgtttcctctccaatcgatgtcgttcccctctccaatcaatgtgagatctcacaatccactttcctctgggcccagcgtctttgctgacactcgttctcctGTCTATGAtgtcgtttctctctccaatcaatgtggaatttcacaatccacccccttttggagCCCAGTGTTCTCGCTAGCACTAGTCCCTCTCTCtcatcgatgtaggatcttacAATAATCAATGTTGAGGTCAGATTTTAGATGAATCATTTCatagaacaaaacatgaaGATGTCAAATTGAATGTTTCTCTGTTGAAACGAGATGTGTGTTTGCCTAATTCTCGTGTTGCTAAAATCTCGATCAGTACCGATTGAATATTGATGATTGTGTTGTATAATTACCTCAAAACAAGTTCTTTGAGCTGCCTGTGACTGTTCTTCAAACAGTATATTGATGAATTCATCCATATGAAGGTGATGGAGATGCAATTCAATCAGCTTTAGCAGAGTGGACGGGTCAAACCTCGGTGCCTAACGTGTTTATCGGAGGAAAACACATCGGTGGTTGCGATGGTAACACCTGCTGACTTCATAGCATAATTGGCTACCTTGTGGCTGCTTCTCCCAAATTTTGCTCATCTTCTATCTCCATTTGTGTCATTGCAGCGGTTACAAATAAGCACAGCAGTGGTCAGCTGATGCCACTTCTTGCTGCTGCTGGTGCCATCGCCAATGACTCTGCTCAGCTATGAACTTTGCTTCACTGCTTCACTATGTAGCAATGAAGCAAATGTTTGTTGGTGTCTTCAagatttaatttcaaaaacagGTATAAATGTTCATGTTTTAGTCAGTGTTGAAAGATTGTCCATTGTACTTTAAAAAAGGGTTTTAAAGTGTAATAGGGTCGGGACCCTTTATGTGTGAGATAGGGTCGGGATCGGGGATGGAGAATGTAACCTCTGTCTCCGGCGCTGTGTAGCTAACGAGGAGAAATCTTTCTCCACTCCCTTCCTGTTCCCATGTTTTGGGATTCCTAGGAACGGGATTCCTAGAGGTGGGTCCCGCAGGTTAAATAAACCTATCtaattaaaactttgaatttaTAACTGTATCATTTTACATCTTTGGTTAGATTCCGTTTAAAAAAACGTTAGTGTACACATGTACAGATTCACTCAAGTTTTCGCAACAAAAACAATACTAAAGCTTATGAAATTCTACTCCTAATGCATTACATCTATAAAATTgctcaaaatttatgaactaattCCAATTTCCTTGGAGCAGCTACTAAACATCACCATCAAGCTTCCTACAAtcatatttacaaataaatCATCATTATACAAATTATCatcagatatatatatatatatatatatatttaaccatATATTTACCTGCTAATATAGCTTTGATTAGTGTCCATGATGTCATCCTTGTCGATAATGAGGTCATAACTGCAAATTACACGAATTATgcaacataaatataatttaatataattaaaatattttggttACTCGTTGAATTAAGGAGATTCAAAAACGAAAcaggaacaagaaaaaaactttGCTTTaggtacaaaattaaaaaaaatttcatttaattttacaaagAACACTCGAAGGAATCATGTTCCTCGAGGAGAATTATAATTTACAGTTTTACCCgtagttataaaatttaaatttaatataattgatcaattaatttaaaaaagaacattttaaagaatttattaaatataaaattaaaaattttaaaatttattaaacacgaaaaatgtatatatattacgaAATTGCCCCTGCCTTACCAAAATCACAAGTGGAGGAAGAATTCGAACTACCACACATGCACAGCTGTCTAACACCATCCGTACCAAATCCACACGTGCCGCCAGTGGCTTGGCACGCGCGGCAAAAGTCTTCGTTTGCTTGGACCGAATATTTCACACGTATCCCATAGGCCCATTGATCAGGCCCATTAAGCCTCAACGGGGCCAGATTATAAGCACTGCTATAGCCTTCACACTGAAGCTTAGTGAGATTTATGGCCTTAATGGACCCAAAAGGAACCGCACAGCACTCTGGTGGGCCGGGCCCATAATTTCGGCCCGGTCGTCTGTGGCCCAATATACCCCAAGCCGGACAGTCATAATACTCCTCACAGCCCAGTCCGGAAACGTTTCTACAGACTAGGTGCTTGTTCGGGAACCCTTGGAAGAGTGGCGATTGGGCGGAGCAACCGATGAGGAGGAAGGCGTTATCGGCCGTCGGATTCAGGTACGGCGAACGCCATTCCTCGATGTCGAAGCCGTTGCCGCGGCGGCCGAGGACGATTGTGTCGCAGGTCGACATGTGAGGGTCGTGGAGAGTTAGGGCTTCGTAAGCGTAATCGATGTCTAGGACTCTGTAGGATCCGGATCGGATGTGGAACATTAAAACGTCGTTCATGCAGTAGAGAAGGTCGCGGTAGCCAGGATGGCCGCAGCCGTACTGGAGAGCGAAGGGATAGTCGATTGTGATGTTGCCGCAGAAGGATCGGCAACTGTTGGAGTGGATGTTGGCGGTGGAAATGGATAGGAGAAAAGACGAGAGGACGAGATAGAGGAAGAGCGGAATGACTAGAGTTGTTGTGGACATTGTTGAAGGAGATGGAAATGGATAGGAGAAAAGACGAGAGGACGAGATAGAGGAAGAGCGGAATGACTAGAGTTGTTGTGGACATTGTTGAAGGAGATGGAAATGGATAGGAGAAAAGACGAGAGGACGAGATAGAGGAAGAGCGGAATGACTAGAGTTGTTGTGGACATTGTTGAAGGAGATGGAAATGGATAGGAGAAAAGACGAGAGGACGAGATAGAGGAAGAGCGGAATGACTAGAGTTGTTGTGGACATTGTTGAAGGAGATGGAAATGGATAGGAGAAAAGACGAGAGGACGAGATAGAGGAAGAGCGGAATGACTAGAGTTGTTGTGGACATTGTTGAAGGAGATGGAAATGGAGTGAGAGAGAATCGAGTTTGAAGGAAGAGAGATTTGGTTTGGGGGAATCGATACTTTGCTTGAGACATTGAAGAATGATTAAGGAAACTTTATTCAGATGTGTGATAATGAAGAATTTGGATTGAATTTGCGACTTTgaatcatttttcttctttcttctgctTTTCCTGAGGTGATGATTTGGTTTTCAGTTTGTTTCTCGATggctttcttttcctttttctgtaATCTCATCGGCAGATTTTTGAAAACAGAGTTTTCGATGAACAATGAACATTGAAGAATCAATACACTTTTTAGTTGGAACATGATTTTGTTAATAGTTTCACTATGAATTAACACTGAGTTTCTGATTTCTTTCCGTATATAGTTTGTGCATTTTACACTCTCTTCCTTGTGTATACATCATGGTAGTCGATTTGCCTTGCATGGTAATGGTAGAACATCATACGTTGGGAGGTAGATAGTCAAGTTTGATCAATGTAGTTTTGACATGATATTGATTGGAACCAATGGAGTCAACCCAACCTTAATATCTTATAGATAAGTTGGAATGAATTTGATTAGAATTTATCCAAAATTGGCTTGACCCGATCTTACCACGAACATTCTGAAAACTTTATTTCTATGATGGTCAAAGAGAATTGGTTCTACAAAAATGGTTCACCCGATCTTCCCCAcaaacattttgaaaactttatttCTATGATGGTTGAAGAGAATTGGTTTTACAAAAATGGTTCAACCCGAGCTAACCCGTCTAGAATGGTTGAGGAGAACTAGTTTCGACTAATCTTAGAATGGTTGAGGAGAACTAGTTTCGACTAATCTATTCATCGCAACAAAAcgttaattttcattttttttaaactcgaGATGCCTCCCCTCgatcaaaaaaatttattacgAATTTAAACGCTtctctttaaaaattatttagttattaaaaatcaaatttacaaaaataataagtttcttttattttatgtttttatttttaaaaacggtttaaaaatcatgtcatatttaaaaacaaaaaaaaaaaaatttaaaaaaaaacttatttattataaggaatgaaTTTGAGActtcaattaaaaatctatttttaaaaatttaatatactaaaaaaattcgatttatttttctaattaaaaataaaattactaaaataggGCGCGTTACAATGGAGCTTCGATTAACAGAGCGACTCAGCTGAAGCCATCTCCgcctcttcatcttcatcgtcCAAAGTTCATCCCCACCTTCTGCTTGCCTGTTCACTTCTGAATCTTACTTGAGGTACTGTTTCTTTATATTGACGGACGGCGAAAGGATGATCTCGCCGTGATCGATGATTTCCTGGCCTTCGGTATTGTAGCGTTACCATTTGATTTAAGTTTATAGTTTGAGATCTATTTGACGATGGAAGCCACTGAGAAATCCGAAGAAACCGTCTCAAATGTAAGAATTTCTGTCTTGGAACTAACATTTCTTGCTCTCTCACAATTTTATCATCTGAAAGGCGTCTCTCGGTTATTGAATTAGGTTTctctttgtaattatttggAGTATACGAGTTTACAAGgcaattcaaattctttgttAGATTTAGAATGAATTTTCGTTTGTTTATGATTCTTTGGGTCTAGAAACGGCTTTTATGATTGCTCACTTGATCAATGTACTGTATACCTAAAGGTCTCTTCTAATTGTCCATTTAAGCAGGTTACTAAAAAATTGACTGGAACTGTGAATTGGGGGACGGCAACAACTATTGCAGTGTTTGCAGGGATGTTTTATGGAGGAAGCAAAGAAGCAGCAGCTTCGGTGGTAAGTTAATTTTCTTGGGGGACAAAAATCCCCAATGTTCTATTGTAATTGTATTTTAGGATTTGCAGAAATTTTTATGTGTTTTTCTTGCTGCTGGCTGCTTGGAGGTTGTGATGAAATGATACAATGGTGAGATGAGATAGTGTAAGATCcctcatcggttggagaagggaacgaaacattctttataagggtgtggaaaccactctatagtagactcattttaaaaaccttgaggggaagcctgaaagggaaagctcaaagaggacaatatctgctagcggtggacttgtgttgttacaaatgggtatctgagccaaacaccaaacggtgtgctagcaaggacgctggccccaaaggggtggattgtgagatcccacatcaactggagagaggaacgagtgccaacgagaatgttgggctccgaagggggtggactgtgagatcccacatcgattggagtgaggaacgagtgccaacgaggacgctgggccataatgggagtggattgtgagatctcacatcggttggagagggaaacaaaacatttaagggtgtggaaacctcttcctagcagacgcgttttaaaaatcttgagggtaagcccataaaggaaaacccaaaatccaaagaggacaatatctgctactgGTGAGCTTAGACGGTTACATATACTCTCAAGCATTTTCTCctcatatatatacatatatatataatctgctagtggtgaactTAGGCGGTTACCTATACTATCAAGCATTTTCTCCTCATATATATGCAGTATCCTTTGCAATTCTCCTTCCTGAAATGACTCAtatattcaaatcaaaattttcaaactggatgaaatttgagagagaaatatgacAATTGACAGAGCAAGGATGCAGAAGTTACATTGAAGCTTGGGAGCACACCTGACAAGCGAGAACAATATAGGTTAATCAGAGATGCAATGGAGAAAAGATTTATCAGAGTAACACGAGGCTCGATAGTTGGCGGTGTGCGTCTCGGGATGTTTACAGCTGCATTTTACGGTCTACAAAATCTGCTAGCCGAGAAGCGCGGCGTGCATGATGTTTTCAATGTCGCTGCTGCTGGTTCTGCCACAGCTGCTACATTTGGTCTAATATGTAAGCAGCAGCTATTCCTTGGGTCTAATTCCATCGAGTTATGCCTTATCCTAGTTTTATCAATTCTTACTTTGAAGCTTGGAGCATcttaaatgtttgaatataTGAACAATGCATGTTCTCCTGAGCTTATTTTGCTATATGGCTTACTTTGCAGTGCCGGGATCGCTCAAGTGGCGTGCTAGGAACGTAGCGATGGGAGCTGTTCTTGGTGCAGCATTTTGCTTCCCTCTTGGTAATAGTTATATGTTGAATGTGGTGTTTTATTGCTTGGTTATAGGAATCCTTTTCCACGTGAAAATTCCCTgaattcttgaactttttgagtataataaaagaaacaaaaagtggTGGGTAAGCTTGTTAGAAAGCGTTGGTGGCTGTTGCTAAAGAGACATTTTGATCACAGGTTGGCTTCATTTAAAGCTTGTAGAGAAAGCAAATGAAGGTAGTGAAGCACTGGCTTATCCTAGTACAATTCAAAAGGGAGAATCAAAGAGTGGCGTCGGTGCTGCTATTGAGAGATTAGAAGAAAGCTTGAACAAATAGATTCAATGACATCTCCCAAGCTTCTTTCTACCATATTTGCTGGATTTTGTGGTGGTTTTGAAGACAATAAACTGCCCATTCTTGGGGACTAACAATTTAGGGGGGGAAAAAATATGTTTCTACTCGATTGTTTCATCTCGTTTCTTTAGTA is drawn from Cucurbita pepo subsp. pepo cultivar mu-cu-16 chromosome LG09, ASM280686v2, whole genome shotgun sequence and contains these coding sequences:
- the LOC111802422 gene encoding glutaredoxin is translated as MGSWFSSNKFSKEEQNQSLNEAKKIISSNPVVVFSKTYCGYCSRVKELLTQLGASHKVIELDQKSDGDAIQSALAEWTGQTSVPNVFIGGKHIGGCDAVTNKHSSGQLMPLLAAAGAIANDSAQL
- the LOC111802663 gene encoding uncharacterized protein LOC111802663, which codes for MEATEKSEETVSNVTKKLTGTVNWGTATTIAVFAGMFYGGSKEAAASVSKDAEVTLKLGSTPDKREQYRLIRDAMEKRFIRVTRGSIVGGVRLGMFTAAFYGLQNLLAEKRGVHDVFNVAAAGSATAATFGLILPGSLKWRARNVAMGAVLGAAFCFPLGWLHLKLVEKANEGSEALAYPSTIQKGESKSGVGAAIERLEESLNK
- the LOC111802420 gene encoding uncharacterized protein LOC111802420; translated protein: MSTTTLVIPLFLYLVLSSFLLSISTANIHSNSCRSFCGNITIDYPFALQYGCGHPGYRDLLYCMNDVLMFHIRSGSYRVLDIDYAYEALTLHDPHMSTCDTIVLGRRGNGFDIEEWRSPYLNPTADNAFLLIGCSAQSPLFQGFPNKHLVCRNVSGLGCEEYYDCPAWGILGHRRPGRNYGPGPPECCAVPFGSIKAINLTKLQCEGYSSAYNLAPLRLNGPDQWAYGIRVKYSVQANEDFCRACQATGGTCGFGTDGVRQLCMCGSSNSSSTCDFVMTSLSTRMTSWTLIKAILAGSLMVMFSSCSKEIGISS